The Bacillota bacterium genome includes a window with the following:
- a CDS encoding phage portal protein, giving the protein MSLLTSLDFLSAGKLWPPPEERERLQLYKENRLLFEGHHEQVFKEWVKLLREDEQATLELVLNWNKRLSTLWADLLLGEPPRITAREKGSKEQEAVERLVRDNDLFNVAYEVALDVSRFGTGLFKVRYDGRGIVEGQQPDCWFPVVRA; this is encoded by the coding sequence ATGTCGTTGCTTACGTCTCTTGATTTTCTAAGCGCGGGCAAATTGTGGCCGCCTCCAGAAGAGCGAGAGCGGCTTCAGTTGTACAAGGAGAACCGGCTTTTGTTTGAAGGCCACCACGAACAGGTCTTCAAGGAGTGGGTCAAGCTCCTGCGCGAAGACGAGCAGGCAACGCTTGAACTGGTTCTGAACTGGAATAAGAGGCTTTCGACGTTGTGGGCGGACCTGCTACTGGGTGAGCCGCCACGGATAACCGCCAGGGAGAAGGGGAGTAAGGAGCAGGAAGCAGTCGAACGGCTTGTCCGGGACAACGACCTCTTCAACGTCGCGTACGAGGTCGCCCTAGACGTATCAAGGTTCGGCACGGGCTTGTTCAAGGTCAGGTACGATGGCCGGGGCATCGTCGAAGGCCAGCAGCCGGACTGTTGGTTTCCCGTCGTGCGGGC